One stretch of Methylococcus capsulatus DNA includes these proteins:
- a CDS encoding multiheme c-type cytochrome — MIRTTTTWLLAALLIFAHAAAFAAASGTDFSQIKDKYEKDHPGKGKFSQYWEPIPIQKYWNPKNFYQPPTAVSGEVTRDQCVACHQSVTPGAFHAWENSTHAKLEAIRNLSNGQDARFYKKEKLAEIERNLVEQGLLKAGESLKEVGCIDCHGKVGAQSIRHDKDLVMPDRSQCGSCHVQEFAEAESEKDQQWPQGQWGKGHPSHAVDWEANVETAIWAGMAEREIAQGCDMCHYQQNKCDGCHTRHTFSAAEARQPEACATCHNGVDHNEWENYTLSKHGTVYQTHKSTWNFEVPLKDALSKGGYTAPTCQYCHFEFNGEFSHNLVRKVRWGFNPTPAIADNLKHPWFEGRKENWNATCANCHSPSFARSYLDAADKGTLAGLKVEQEARQVVEGLFKDGLLPGQKTNRPVPPVPEKDAPGGFFQLFWAKGNNPSHVERVHADMWEHDLIKLYKGLVHGNPGGFTYTEGWSELMRDYAVIMDENTRLREKAGNTAGAGVKPAAGNEGSNLRNVLGGLALLAGIAVLLYRRKH, encoded by the coding sequence ATGATCAGAACAACGACGACATGGCTGCTGGCCGCATTGCTCATTTTCGCGCACGCGGCAGCATTCGCCGCGGCCAGCGGGACGGATTTTTCCCAGATCAAAGACAAGTACGAGAAGGACCATCCCGGCAAGGGTAAGTTCTCGCAGTACTGGGAACCGATCCCGATCCAGAAATACTGGAACCCCAAAAATTTCTACCAACCACCCACTGCGGTCTCGGGCGAGGTGACCCGTGACCAATGCGTGGCCTGCCATCAGAGTGTGACACCCGGCGCGTTCCATGCCTGGGAAAACAGCACCCATGCGAAGCTGGAGGCAATCCGTAATCTCAGCAACGGCCAGGACGCGCGTTTCTACAAGAAGGAGAAACTGGCCGAGATCGAGCGGAATCTGGTCGAACAAGGTCTCTTGAAGGCAGGCGAATCGCTCAAGGAAGTCGGCTGTATCGACTGCCACGGCAAGGTGGGCGCCCAATCCATCCGGCATGACAAGGATCTGGTCATGCCGGACCGCAGCCAGTGCGGGAGCTGCCACGTGCAGGAGTTCGCCGAGGCCGAATCCGAGAAGGACCAGCAGTGGCCGCAGGGCCAGTGGGGCAAAGGCCATCCATCTCATGCGGTGGACTGGGAAGCCAACGTCGAAACCGCCATCTGGGCCGGTATGGCCGAGCGCGAAATCGCCCAGGGCTGCGATATGTGCCATTACCAGCAGAACAAGTGCGACGGCTGCCATACCCGCCACACCTTCTCCGCCGCCGAGGCCCGCCAGCCCGAAGCTTGCGCGACCTGCCACAACGGGGTGGATCACAATGAGTGGGAGAACTACACGCTGTCCAAACACGGCACGGTTTACCAGACCCACAAGTCGACCTGGAACTTCGAGGTCCCGCTCAAGGACGCCCTGTCCAAAGGCGGCTATACCGCGCCGACCTGCCAGTACTGCCATTTCGAGTTCAACGGCGAGTTCTCGCACAACCTGGTGCGCAAAGTCCGCTGGGGCTTCAACCCCACGCCGGCCATCGCCGACAACCTGAAACATCCGTGGTTCGAAGGCCGCAAGGAAAACTGGAACGCCACCTGTGCCAACTGTCACAGCCCGAGCTTCGCCAGAAGCTACCTGGACGCGGCCGATAAGGGCACACTCGCAGGACTCAAGGTGGAACAGGAAGCCAGGCAGGTCGTCGAAGGGCTGTTCAAGGACGGTCTGCTGCCGGGCCAGAAGACCAACCGCCCAGTTCCCCCGGTACCGGAGAAGGATGCCCCCGGCGGGTTCTTCCAGCTGTTCTGGGCCAAGGGCAACAATCCCAGCCATGTGGAACGGGTCCATGCCGACATGTGGGAGCACGACCTGATCAAGCTCTACAAGGGCCTCGTCCACGGCAACCCTGGCGGATTCACTTACACCGAGGGCTGGTCCGAGCTGATGCGGGACTACGCAGTCATCATGGACGAAAACACCCGCTTGCGCGAGAAGGCCGGCAATACCGCCGGCGCCGGGGTCAAGCCGGCCGCCGGGAACGAAGGCTCGAACCTCCGCAATGTCCTGGGAGGACTGGCGCTGCTGGCAGGCATCGCCGTGCTGCTCTACCGGCGCAAACATTGA
- a CDS encoding heme ABC transporter permease: MWTFFHKLASPKYFYRISGKLIPWLGTITAVLFVSGLYFGLFKAPPDYQQGESYRIMFVHVPAAWMSLFIYTFMAVLYAIHLIWNIKLADVMASSSAAMGASFTFLALATGSLWGKPMWGTWWVWDARLTSELILLFLYLGYIALVSAIEDKRTAARAGGLLILVGVVNIPIIHYSVEWWNTLHQGPTVTKLDKPSIHPSMLLPLLLMALAFQCYYFTLVLVRARTELLERERRSAWIKELFG, translated from the coding sequence ATGTGGACCTTCTTCCATAAACTCGCATCCCCCAAGTATTTCTACCGCATCAGCGGCAAGCTGATTCCCTGGCTGGGCACGATCACCGCCGTACTTTTCGTCTCCGGCCTGTACTTCGGCCTGTTCAAGGCGCCACCGGACTACCAGCAGGGCGAGAGTTACCGGATCATGTTCGTCCACGTGCCGGCGGCCTGGATGTCCCTGTTCATCTATACCTTCATGGCGGTGTTGTATGCCATCCATTTGATCTGGAACATCAAACTGGCCGACGTCATGGCCTCCAGCTCGGCGGCGATGGGCGCATCATTCACCTTCCTGGCCCTGGCGACCGGCTCGCTCTGGGGCAAACCCATGTGGGGGACGTGGTGGGTATGGGATGCGCGGCTGACTTCGGAGCTGATCCTGCTGTTCCTGTACCTGGGCTATATCGCCCTGGTCTCCGCCATCGAAGACAAGCGCACCGCCGCCCGCGCCGGGGGTCTCCTGATCCTGGTGGGGGTGGTCAACATCCCCATCATCCATTACTCGGTGGAATGGTGGAACACCCTGCATCAGGGGCCCACCGTCACCAAGCTGGACAAGCCCTCGATCCACCCCAGCATGTTGCTCCCGCTGCTGCTGATGGCGCTGGCGTTCCAGTGCTACTACTTCACCCTCGTGCTGGTCCGCGCCCGCACCGAATTGCTGGAGCGCGAACGCCGCAGCGCCTGGATAAAGGAGCTGTTCGGCTGA
- a CDS encoding MgtC/SapB family protein produces MEAIQNINTASLLDTLVSLAAAFLLGTAIGLERQFRQRTAGLRTNVLVALGAAIFVDMANRLHGPDGAVRVVAYVVSGVGFLGAGVIMREQGNVRGLNTAATLWGSAAVGACAGADLILEALVATVFVLAANTLLRPLVERINRQPIDTPAVEVTHTVYVIAPRRWRKDALALVEQVLQEAGYPLSDLAVHAFGDEEIEIEATLAAASVDGSHLEHILKQLKEHPVVGQAFWSPSTLE; encoded by the coding sequence ATGGAAGCGATCCAGAACATCAATACCGCTTCCTTGCTGGACACGCTCGTCAGCCTGGCCGCAGCCTTCCTGCTGGGCACCGCAATCGGACTCGAGCGGCAATTCCGCCAGCGCACGGCGGGCCTCCGTACCAACGTCCTCGTGGCTCTGGGTGCCGCCATCTTCGTTGACATGGCGAACCGCCTGCACGGCCCTGACGGCGCCGTGCGCGTGGTCGCCTACGTCGTATCCGGCGTCGGCTTCCTGGGGGCCGGTGTCATCATGCGCGAACAAGGCAATGTCCGTGGCCTGAACACCGCTGCCACCCTGTGGGGATCGGCGGCGGTCGGCGCCTGCGCCGGCGCAGACCTGATCCTCGAAGCCCTGGTCGCCACCGTTTTCGTGCTGGCCGCCAATACCTTGCTGCGTCCCCTGGTGGAGCGCATCAACCGCCAGCCGATCGACACGCCGGCGGTGGAAGTCACCCACACCGTCTACGTCATCGCCCCGCGCCGGTGGCGGAAGGATGCGCTGGCGCTGGTGGAACAGGTGCTGCAGGAGGCCGGCTATCCACTCAGCGATCTGGCGGTGCACGCCTTCGGCGACGAGGAGATCGAAATCGAAGCCACGCTCGCCGCCGCCTCAGTCGATGGAAGCCACCTGGAGCACATACTGAAGCAGCTCAAGGAGCATCCCGTCGTCGGCCAAGCGTTCTGGAGTCCGAGCACCCTGGAGTGA
- the haoB gene encoding hydroxylamine oxidation protein HaoB yields the protein MADTTGRPMRFRLARLAGFVLVLTGGAILLYDRFRPAFSYEELPIAEAERTALEPGGAFPITALTRYNLRRGEASVPLTVADYRDGQNQSHRVILFPADRLRHDSWRAAGDAIVRHTNGNALFLAWWDDAQRIHFLSGRDTWLDRPTAAAFPDDGERSLWGKVAGGFATVPASSRRLARWLTMEADAALEEMKTQLPAERPVYLLVCLDDLARLGEIETLAGIRLPFEAARFPGGELHSQIAAVQQWARRDVDQASYLVQQTPGAGVQAWRITTPQGRDTLLARLLPFTTSLTRPLTQAQPVYQSGWGSHITIYALNFGEGKM from the coding sequence ATGGCGGACACCACGGGCCGGCCGATGCGGTTTCGGCTGGCCCGCCTCGCGGGTTTCGTTCTGGTGCTCACGGGCGGTGCGATTCTGCTGTACGATCGGTTCCGGCCGGCATTCAGTTATGAAGAATTACCGATTGCCGAGGCGGAACGTACTGCGCTGGAACCCGGCGGGGCTTTCCCCATCACGGCGCTGACTCGGTATAACCTGCGCCGGGGCGAAGCCTCGGTCCCGCTGACCGTGGCCGATTATCGCGACGGCCAGAACCAAAGTCATCGGGTGATCCTGTTTCCCGCGGACCGGCTGCGGCACGATTCATGGCGGGCCGCGGGCGATGCCATCGTCCGCCACACGAACGGGAACGCCCTGTTCCTGGCATGGTGGGACGACGCCCAGCGTATCCATTTTCTCAGCGGCCGCGACACCTGGCTCGACCGGCCGACCGCTGCCGCTTTCCCGGACGATGGAGAGCGGAGTTTATGGGGAAAGGTAGCGGGCGGATTTGCCACGGTCCCGGCATCGTCTCGGCGGCTGGCGCGCTGGCTGACCATGGAGGCGGACGCCGCCTTGGAGGAGATGAAGACCCAGCTGCCGGCAGAGCGTCCGGTTTACCTGCTCGTCTGCCTGGACGATCTGGCCCGCCTCGGCGAAATCGAGACGCTGGCCGGCATCCGTCTCCCATTCGAGGCGGCCCGCTTTCCTGGGGGAGAGCTGCACAGCCAGATCGCGGCGGTACAGCAGTGGGCCCGGCGGGACGTCGATCAGGCCAGCTATCTGGTCCAGCAGACGCCCGGAGCCGGCGTGCAGGCCTGGCGCATCACTACACCGCAAGGCCGGGATACGCTCCTGGCGCGACTGTTGCCTTTCACGACCTCTCTGACCAGACCGCTGACACAGGCACAGCCGGTCTACCAATCCGGCTGGGGTTCTCATATCACCATCTATGCACTGAACTTCGGCGAAGGTAAGATGTGA
- the ccmA gene encoding cytochrome c biogenesis heme-transporting ATPase CcmA has translation MSDAPLRAEGLECIRGDRLLFSGLNLTLSPGQLLQVEGANGAGKTSLLRVLAGLSRPADGEVRWRGLDIQRNRTTYFAAMVYMGHAPGLKAELSPVENLKVSAALRDRMVDDARIEDALARVGLRGFEDVPARGLSAGQKQRTALCRLLINPVPLWILDEPFTALDVRGIALVRELLEIHLANGGMALMTSHHALEVRGDCRSLHLT, from the coding sequence TTGTCAGACGCCCCTCTTCGCGCCGAGGGCCTCGAGTGCATTCGGGGCGACCGGCTATTGTTTTCCGGCCTCAACCTGACCCTTTCACCCGGCCAACTGCTGCAGGTCGAAGGCGCCAACGGCGCCGGCAAGACCAGCCTGCTCCGCGTGCTGGCGGGACTGAGCCGTCCTGCCGATGGCGAGGTACGCTGGCGCGGCCTGGACATCCAGCGCAACCGCACGACCTATTTCGCCGCGATGGTTTACATGGGTCACGCTCCCGGACTCAAAGCGGAGCTGTCGCCGGTGGAAAATCTCAAGGTTTCCGCGGCACTCCGCGATCGGATGGTCGATGATGCGCGCATCGAAGACGCACTGGCCCGCGTCGGGCTGCGCGGCTTCGAGGACGTACCGGCGCGGGGGCTTTCCGCGGGCCAAAAGCAGCGCACGGCGCTTTGCCGCCTGCTGATCAACCCCGTGCCCCTGTGGATTCTCGATGAACCTTTCACCGCCCTGGACGTTCGGGGCATCGCCCTGGTACGTGAACTGCTGGAAATCCATCTGGCGAACGGCGGGATGGCGTTGATGACTTCGCACCACGCACTGGAAGTCCGGGGCGACTGCCGGAGCCTGCACCTGACATGA
- the ccmB gene encoding heme exporter protein CcmB: MNGLASAFLAILRRDLMLAFRHRGELANPLLFFLIVVTLYPLGVSPEPELLRKIAPGVIWIAALLAALFSLENLFRSDFDDGSLEQMLLSPRPLSVLVIAKVLAHWLVSGLPMLLLAPLLALLLDMPSKAAWALEATLAIGTPLLSLIGAIGVALTVGLKRGGILLTLLILPLYIPVLIFATNAVAAAGAGMPIEGQLYFLAALLVLALTLAPVAIAAALRISMS; encoded by the coding sequence ATGAACGGGCTCGCCTCCGCCTTCCTCGCCATACTGCGGCGCGACCTGATGCTGGCTTTTCGCCATCGCGGCGAACTGGCCAATCCGCTACTGTTTTTTCTGATCGTCGTCACGCTCTACCCCCTGGGGGTCAGCCCTGAGCCCGAACTGCTGAGGAAGATCGCGCCTGGCGTGATCTGGATCGCGGCCCTCCTGGCTGCCCTGTTCTCGCTGGAAAACCTGTTCCGCAGCGATTTCGACGACGGCTCGCTGGAACAGATGCTGCTCAGTCCCCGACCTCTGTCGGTGCTGGTGATCGCCAAGGTGTTGGCGCACTGGCTGGTCAGCGGCCTGCCCATGCTGCTCCTGGCACCGCTCCTGGCGCTGCTGCTGGACATGCCCTCCAAAGCAGCGTGGGCGCTGGAAGCGACGCTCGCCATCGGCACACCGCTGCTGAGCCTGATCGGCGCAATCGGGGTGGCGCTCACGGTGGGCCTCAAGCGCGGCGGCATCCTGCTCACCCTGCTGATCCTTCCTCTCTACATCCCGGTGCTGATCTTCGCCACCAATGCCGTCGCCGCCGCCGGCGCCGGCATGCCGATCGAAGGACAGCTGTACTTCCTGGCGGCGCTGCTGGTGCTGGCACTGACACTCGCTCCGGTCGCTATCGCCGCCGCCCTGCGCATTAGCATGAGTTGA